cacacatccgtttagaacttcAGAGTTAGGCGTGTGCTTGAGATgaagtagtggaaggatggatgacctatcgggaagtgactCGCGATACTGTGTGAGTGGGGCCAAAGCACGGAAAAagtcatgtggtgattgcaaAGTCAGTAAACAAGACTTTCGGACCTTGAAAAATTAACACACCGCCCGTCAGATAGGATGGATCCCATGGGCCGAGTGAACGGACAGGGGTGGTCCATTAGTCTTGAGTGGTCGGAGCGTTACAGAGGCATGCAAAGGTTCTGTTGTAACAAACACATTTTTCTATGATCATGATGATGGAACagctattttatataataagccATTAACATCAAACGTGAGCTTTAAGGTTTCTGTTGTAACTTGTGTAACAAACAAAGCTATTATACACATTTTGTTCATCACACTTTTGCCCCTCTCCCtattcttctttgtcttctcctAGCTTCCTCTGATCTTTGTTGGGCATTGTCTGAGGGCTCTGCCTGAACACATGTTTCCTGCACCTCTCAAATATATCATCGTATATCAAATCAAACTCCACTCCTGCTCTCTCTCGATTCAAAATGAACATTATATGATCCGCCTCCACAATCTTATAGTACCTGATGATACATTCAAGAAAACTCTTTAATAATCATTAAATCTTGAAGAGACTATTATCATCAAAAAGAACTAACCAAATGCCTGGTTGTAGCGGGAGACAATCTGAGTCACTACGAACAACGAGATTCGAATGCTCAACAGGAATCCGTGGATGAGTCATAGATACAGTGTTCAACGCTCCATCATTGTCCTGCCAATCTTCATCTCTGTAGCCCTTATAAGGCAGAGGGATGTCACGAGGGTAACGCCACTGACTCATCTGCAAGACCCTAATGGAAAGCAAAGGATGTATACCCATCACTCCCCCAAGAGGTGGTTTTCTAGTACGCTTAGTCGCGTAGCTGAAGTAGAACGTGTTTGGAAACGTCTTGAGATTAGCGTTGAGCTTCATTGTTTCTTGGATGGAGAGGTCAGGCAAGATCCAGTCTCCAGATGACGATGCAAATGGGCCTGCGTTTCCGAGAAGGCAGTCCACGAGGCCGCGTAGGCCTGTCTTCTGCCAGGACAGGTTGAAATGGTCGAACCCGAAGTTGTAATAGGATTTGAGCCAGGAGATGTCTAGCCAGTCGTAGATGATGGATCCGAGTCTACAAATCTGGAGTAGACATATGGGTTTGAGGGACTTGCCATCCTCTGGcctgaaatttgttatatacaTTTTGAGTTATAACACTCCATGACTCCAAGGACTCTTATCTAAGAGATGACAAGAAGGTAGAGAGTGGCATGGGCGTTTTTACCCTGAACCAATGACCGAACCTTGGCTCGAACAGAGAAAACCAAAATCCGGTCCGAACCGTTACAAGAAGTGTTCGAACAGGACATAAGAGCTATGCACTTTCGGGTTTGGGTATAAGATCAAACACAACCGAAATCCAAACTAGGATCCAAAAGTatcaaaaattagttaaatgTATTAGGGGTGTTATTGGTTGTATAAATTGAAATCAACTCCATTAGATTTAAAACATATcagattttaattattattttttgtttatttcaaagtattttagatattttggagtattttaaagatttttgtagttttgaatagttaaatattttgagtatttttggtcaattttgatttagttttttttttttagatttttaacgCTTTCATACGTTGGTTATAATCCTATCTAAATCGAATCCGGAAGAAATTGAATCCGACCCGAAAATTACTAAAACCTGAATGAGACTTATGAACATAATATTGAAAATCCAAAAATCCGCATCAACCAAACTGAGACCGAACAACCATGCCTAGAAGAGAGCAAACTCACTGAATTCCATCGAGGTAGGTTCTAGTACCCCTATTTAATGCTCCTGATAAGGATGTTAAACTCAACACCCAGTTCTCATTTGTGTTCTCATGACCATCAAACATctgaaaacaacaaaaacacagGCAAATCAATTTCAAACAACACAGCCAGATAGTATTTATTGTGTTAAATCTACCTTGTCAGCGAGCATTTGCTGCAACACACGAACAACTTGAGCACCAGCAGAGTGGCCAACAAAGTGAATAGGATGATCTTCATCCCATTCTTGATACTCCCCTGAAGTCTAACAGATTCATCGGCACAAAGAGTGAAAACTAAAGCTacctgaaaaagaaaaagaaaaagactaaaACCTTTGTCATAAAAACGACCAAACTGAGAATGCCCACAAGTTTTACTATGATCTTCACCGTAATCAACTCGTCCACCTTTCAAGTAATAAAACAACTCTCTCGCcctataacaaaaaaatcagtACTCTTCACCCTGAGATGATGTATCATAACAAAAGGTTGAAACTATATCACTTAACCTATCGTGTACACTCGTCAAAGAACCCAAATCAGGCACTAACACTCTCTCATCCTTCTTCTCAGCACCAGCAAAGTATGATAAACCACCTAACCTCTGCAAAATTACAAAACCCCAATTAACACACCATTTGCAATGACAAAGAGAGGAGGTAAAAAGTGTTAACACTTACTCCtttgccaaaaccgaaaatgcCATGGACTAAAACAATGGGAGTCAAGTCGTTGACTTGTGCTGTTGTTGTGTTCCCTTGTTTGACTTCAATGGTGGGCTTGGGCTTGAAGACTGACTCAACCAACGTCTGAGTGAGATCTCCGGCGATGGCTGAGCTGAAGAGGTAAAGCCCGAATAGAATATGAACGACGGAGCTTACTAAAAGCTCTGCTAGTTGAAGAGCTGGCGTGATCAACAACGGAATCATCTTTTCTTTAAAGGTCTCGATCTTTCGTATTTCTTGAAGATACCCAGTTataaaaatctgattttttttttcttgttcttcgGATATTCCTAGAAAGTTTGGTTCTGTTATTTCAAATAGTGTGAAAGAGAAAAAGGGAATGTGTCAAGAGAAGTGGCTATATGTTGACAGTGAAACAAGATGACAAAAAAGCCGAATGACTGTATGTATGAACTAAGAGAAGTTTTCTACTTCTTCGTCTCGTTTGCTTTCTAGAAGTGTGTGGAGAAACGAGCTCTCTCTGTGTTTATGTTTCTCTGACTAATGTCCAATGAAAGactcacacttcattctcttctCTGGGAGAGACGCGTCTGAGAGTCAAGAAAAGCTCCAAAGAAGAATAACGGACTGTGTTTCGCGCTCTTTCTCTGTGGATGCCACGTGTGTATTCTGGTAATAGAGTGGGTCCCGGTGGTAAATGGGTAAACAATctgaataataatatttctgTTTATCTTGAAATTTCAAATATGACATGATAGTATTAGGTCaagttgttgacaaaaaaaaaaaaaaggtcaagTTTAATCCATTATTAACTTTAATTATCTTTACTCGTTagcaaatatacaatttaatgaATTTGATCTAAACactcaaaatgataaaataCCGATAAACCCGCTTGTTagagaggaaaaaaaattgCATGCAAATGCTATTACGGGAAGGAACGAGAGTAAAGCGTAAAATTCCCATTCATGAAATGTAACAATTAACATTCTGTTATCAACATcctggattgccattaaccaagacaagaagagatggTCCATCAGGCCATGACCAGGCCATGCCACGACCAGGCCCAATCACAGCCGTGTCCAAGAGGCCCAGCCGTATCcatgaggagagagagtcggcctatCCTTTGGCCGACCTTAGATCTAGGAAGTTTCCATTTATCTGTTTTAaatcttttcctatttcatgttgtattaggttttggataatttcatttttcctattccttgtaacccctatataatggaacactttgattgagtaataatacagacacacacgaaatattcagtctaAAACCCtttgttcacaacacgttatcagcacgatagtctctagaccctgagacaaaaccctaacctaaaatccgtcacacataaaccctaaatcaggcggAACTTCAAATCGACCTATCTCTCCAACCCCGAGGATCCAGAagacgagccacatatcaaattgaagctctggACGAGACGAATCTATCTGCGAAAACCGTTCGTcaatccgatctcagacgcgcccacactcgcagaaacaacAGACGGCGCCGACTTAGttctttggaaccctaatccgaaccaaCAAGTTTTTCTAGCCAATTTCAAATCCTATAaaagataagtttatcatacctCAGTTATTTGATGATACCTTGTTTAGAATATGGTGTTTCATGGAATCTAATACCCCTTTGTTTAATTGTTTCATGAGCTGAAGAGGAGTTAGTGCGAAGAACCCTAACTTGTTTTTGCTTGAGTTCTGGCTTGCATACATCCGATCAGATTCAGCCctaaggtgttcctgatccCAGAAGTCCTCAGCTCCCTGTTCAAAACAAGGCCAGTCCACGTTCCAAGTGAGACAGCTTGCAATCCAGATCAGCCTGCATTCACAAAGGAAGCAactcgcgacccgataggaggcagcgtctgtccagctcgcgtccgaggtTCATCAgctctcttggtggtccggttcaaccctTCAAACAGAGGTATACCGTGATCTGAGAACCTAGAAAGAACAAACCCTAAAATCTCAATCCATGATTATGGACTCCTTTTTGTTCTTGATGAAATCCTAAAAGAAACCTAAGATTAAAATCGACAATTTCCTAGAACTAGAAACATAAATCGATTCCAATTAGAACCTGGTTGAatgttgattgattgaatctgaaattgacaaaccctaatcaaggaatcgaaaaccctaaaccctaaaagaagCATGTAGCCGATTTTAAGAATGatcttgattgat
The window above is part of the Brassica napus cultivar Da-Ae chromosome C8, Da-Ae, whole genome shotgun sequence genome. Proteins encoded here:
- the LOC106416229 gene encoding lipase-like, yielding MIPLLITPALQLAELLVSSVVHILFGLYLFSSAIAGDLTQTLVESVFKPKPTIEVKQGNTTTAQVNDLTPIVLVHGIFGFGKGRLGGLSYFAGAEKKDERVLVPDLGSLTSVHDRARELFYYLKGGRVDYGEDHSKTCGHSQFGRFYDKGEYQEWDEDHPIHFVGHSAGAQVVRVLQQMLADKMFDGHENTNENWVLSLTSLSGALNRGTRTYLDGIQPEDGKSLKPICLLQICRLGSIIYDWLDISWLKSYYNFGFDHFNLSWQKTGLRGLVDCLLGNAGPFASSSGDWILPDLSIQETMKLNANLKTFPNTFYFSYATKRTRKPPLGGVMGIHPLLSIRVLQMSQWRYPRDIPLPYKGYRDEDWQDNDGALNTVSMTHPRIPVEHSNLVVRSDSDCLPLQPGIWYYKIVEADHIMFILNRERAGVEFDLIYDDIFERCRKHVFRQSPQTMPNKDQRKLGEDKEE